The proteins below come from a single Methanobacterium sp. genomic window:
- a CDS encoding SagB/ThcOx family dehydrogenase gives MKKIIILIVVALIFVVGAFYMLLQPDVDEREPEIHINEKIKLPEPRYESNISIEETLLERRSIREYKDIPLTLTEVSQLLWAAQGITDPAGFRTAPSAGALYPLEVYVVIGNVEGVTEGVYKYNPDERELVKVKEGDTRNELTVAALGQTQVRDGSIVIVISAVYEETTQRYGDRGIRYVYMEAGHAAQNVYLQAVSLNMGTVVIGAFRDDEVKRILNMPDREDPLYIMPVGRI, from the coding sequence ATGAAAAAAATAATTATATTGATTGTAGTAGCACTGATATTCGTGGTAGGTGCTTTTTATATGTTGCTACAACCAGATGTAGATGAACGTGAGCCTGAAATTCATATAAATGAAAAAATAAAACTACCTGAGCCGAGATATGAAAGCAACATCTCAATCGAAGAGACTTTACTTGAGAGAAGATCTATCAGAGAGTATAAAGATATTCCACTAACACTTACTGAGGTCTCCCAGCTCCTCTGGGCTGCACAGGGGATTACTGATCCTGCAGGTTTTAGAACAGCGCCTTCTGCGGGTGCGCTCTATCCGCTTGAGGTATATGTGGTAATTGGCAATGTAGAGGGAGTCACAGAAGGCGTTTATAAATACAACCCTGATGAACGTGAGCTTGTGAAAGTTAAGGAGGGAGATACAAGGAATGAACTGACTGTAGCAGCTCTTGGACAAACCCAGGTTAGAGATGGGAGTATAGTTATTGTCATATCTGCAGTTTATGAAGAGACAACTCAAAGGTACGGTGATAGAGGTATTAGATACGTGTATATGGAAGCAGGGCATGCTGCTCAAAATGTTTATTTACAGGCAGTCTCCCTGAATATGGGCACAGTAGTTATTGGAGCTTTTAGAGATGATGAAGTAAAAAGGATCCTGAACATGCCAGACAGAGAAGATCCATTATACATAATGCCTGTTGGAAGGATATAA